A single Cryomorphaceae bacterium DNA region contains:
- a CDS encoding T9SS C-terminal target domain-containing protein, whose translation MRLLLLFSAVCFWLGAKAQSYFPPIQNLEWETLDPEELNWCPEQVEALYDLLDENDTKAFILLKDGRIVLEQYFDNFTQLTPWYWASAGKTLTAALVGIAQEEGLLDINNPVSDYLGEGWTSCDSLEESAITVRHQLTMTTGLDYNVPDQNCTEPICLTCLSEPGSFWYYYNAPYTLLKDVIESATGQTINQYNSSKVQSITGMTGSFFTIESNSNVYFSNARSMARFGLLIANEGLWNGTAVMGDADYFQNMVTTSQGLNEAYGYLWWLNGTSTFMVPGTPFVFPGMLVPDAPADCIVAAGMNGQFINVVASEGLVWVRMGEAPGNELVPLILNNLIWQKINQLECTTNVAEVGGSVALDLYPNPTTGILHMGESGHHFSGDAEALILDASGKVVMTVKPSEGITSVDVSALPAGTYLVRLQDRNAAYTGRFVKL comes from the coding sequence ATGAGACTTTTACTCCTCTTTTCTGCGGTTTGTTTTTGGCTGGGAGCGAAGGCTCAAAGCTATTTCCCGCCTATTCAGAACCTTGAATGGGAGACACTTGACCCAGAAGAGCTCAATTGGTGTCCGGAACAGGTTGAAGCATTGTATGACTTGCTGGATGAAAATGACACCAAAGCTTTTATTCTCCTTAAAGACGGCAGAATTGTTCTTGAGCAATACTTTGACAACTTTACGCAACTCACCCCGTGGTATTGGGCTTCGGCGGGTAAAACTCTTACGGCGGCACTGGTGGGCATTGCGCAAGAGGAAGGTTTGCTCGACATCAACAACCCCGTGAGCGACTATCTTGGTGAGGGATGGACAAGCTGTGACAGTCTGGAGGAATCAGCCATTACCGTTCGTCATCAACTTACCATGACCACCGGACTGGATTACAATGTACCCGATCAAAACTGCACAGAGCCGATTTGCCTGACATGCCTCAGTGAACCAGGCAGTTTCTGGTACTATTACAACGCCCCGTACACCCTGCTAAAAGATGTGATCGAGAGCGCTACGGGTCAAACCATCAATCAGTACAACAGTTCCAAGGTGCAAAGCATTACAGGGATGACAGGCTCTTTCTTTACCATTGAAAGCAACAGCAACGTGTACTTCAGCAATGCACGCAGCATGGCGCGATTCGGGTTGTTGATTGCCAACGAAGGCCTGTGGAACGGCACAGCCGTAATGGGCGATGCCGATTACTTCCAGAACATGGTCACAACCTCTCAAGGTCTTAATGAAGCGTACGGTTACCTGTGGTGGCTCAACGGCACCAGCACATTTATGGTACCCGGCACCCCATTCGTATTTCCCGGTATGCTCGTGCCCGATGCACCCGCCGATTGCATCGTGGCAGCCGGAATGAACGGACAGTTTATCAACGTAGTGGCGTCCGAAGGCTTGGTTTGGGTTCGTATGGGTGAGGCACCCGGAAATGAGCTGGTTCCTTTAATTCTGAACAATTTAATCTGGCAAAAAATCAATCAGCTTGAGTGCACAACCAACGTTGCGGAAGTAGGCGGCTCTGTTGCGCTCGACCTATATCCCAACCCAACGACAGGCATCTTGCACATGGGTGAATCCGGGCACCATTTTTCCGGTGATGCTGAGGCCTTGATTCTGGATGCATCGGGTAAAGTGGTCATGACGGTGAAGCCCAGCGAAGGCATCACGAGTGTGGATGTCTCAGCATTGCCTGCCGGCACGTATCTCGTGCGCTTGCAAGACCGAAACGCTGCCTACACCGGGC